The Prochlorococcus marinus XMU1404 DNA segment TGAAGGAATCGCAACTGTTGGCGATGCAGTAAAATTCATCGAAGAAAAAAAAGGTTAATTAAAGAATGCCAAATTTCCATCGAGTAGTTATTACTGGTATCGGAGCAGTAACTCCAATTGGTAATAACATTGATGAATATTTAGTCGGTCTTCAAACAAGTACTAATGGGGTCTCAGATATTACTCTCTTTGATCCTGACCAACATCCCTGCAAATTTGCTGCAGAAGTAAAAAATCTTCAATCTGAAAATTTTATTGAAGCGAAAGAATCGAAAAGATGGGATCGTTTTTCCCAGTTTGGAGTTATTGCTGCAAAGCAAGCCTTTAATGATTCTGGACTTGAAATTACCGAAGCTAATGCATCAAGAATTGGAGTGATTATTGGTTCTGGCGTTGGAGGCTTACTAACTATGGAAAGTCAAGCTCAAATATTAAGTCATAAAGGACCTAAAAGAGTAAGTCCATTTACAGTCCCAATGATGATTCCAAACATGGCAACTGGGCTGGCTGCAATCGCTTTAGGAGCAAAAGGACCAAGTTCCTCTGTTTCAACCGCTTGTGCTGCTGGTTCAAATGCAATTGGTGATTCTTTTAGATTACTCCAACTTGGAAAGGCAGATGCAATGATCTGTGGAGGAGCAGAAGCAAGTATTACGCCTCTTGGAGTAGCTGGTTTTGCCAGTGCCAAAGCTCTTTCTTTCAGGAATGATAGCCCTCAAACTGCTAGCAGACCTTTTGATGCAGAAAGAGATGGATTTGTTATTGGAGAGGGATCTGGAATTCTTGTTTTAGAAACTTTAGAAAATGCACAAAAAAGGAATGCGAGAATTTATGGGGAAATAATTGGATATGGAACAACTTGTGATGCTCATCATATTACT contains these protein-coding regions:
- the fabF gene encoding beta-ketoacyl-ACP synthase II, giving the protein MPNFHRVVITGIGAVTPIGNNIDEYLVGLQTSTNGVSDITLFDPDQHPCKFAAEVKNLQSENFIEAKESKRWDRFSQFGVIAAKQAFNDSGLEITEANASRIGVIIGSGVGGLLTMESQAQILSHKGPKRVSPFTVPMMIPNMATGLAAIALGAKGPSSSVSTACAAGSNAIGDSFRLLQLGKADAMICGGAEASITPLGVAGFASAKALSFRNDSPQTASRPFDAERDGFVIGEGSGILVLETLENAQKRNARIYGEIIGYGTTCDAHHITAPSPGGVGGAEAIKLAIEDACLSLDKVDYINAHGTSTSANDKNETSAIKSIFRDRSYLIPVSSTKSMTGHLLGGSGGIEAVACILSLTHNFIPPTINYVNPDPECDLDYVPNNAREAQVGVALSNSFGFGGHNVCLAFSKMN